Proteins co-encoded in one Pseudorhizobium banfieldiae genomic window:
- a CDS encoding type 1 glutamine amidotransferase family protein, producing MTRIAIALTPHFADWECALLMAVARSYLQADVVTASPDGDAVVSMGGMRITSDLAYDVLDPAVFDALVIPGGLAWETEEAPDFTAHVQAFHAAGKVVAGICAAASVLAATGILNSVAHTGNSLASHKRQAAYRGEALYRDQPQAVSHAGVVTAPGSAPVTFTIEILKALDLWGAEAEAEIAAFSREHRS from the coding sequence ATGACCCGCATCGCCATTGCACTGACGCCGCATTTCGCAGATTGGGAATGCGCGCTGCTGATGGCGGTGGCACGCAGCTATCTCCAGGCGGATGTCGTGACCGCCTCCCCGGACGGCGACGCCGTCGTTTCGATGGGCGGCATGAGGATCACGTCGGATCTTGCCTACGATGTGCTCGACCCGGCGGTCTTCGACGCGCTGGTGATCCCCGGCGGCCTCGCCTGGGAAACGGAGGAAGCTCCCGATTTCACCGCGCATGTGCAGGCATTCCACGCTGCCGGGAAGGTCGTGGCGGGCATCTGCGCGGCCGCGAGCGTGCTTGCGGCCACGGGCATCCTGAACAGTGTCGCCCATACCGGAAACTCACTCGCGTCGCACAAGCGGCAGGCGGCCTATCGCGGCGAGGCGCTCTACCGCGACCAGCCGCAGGCGGTCTCGCATGCGGGCGTCGTTACCGCGCCGGGCAGTGCGCCGGTGACGTTCACGATCGAGATCCTCAAGGCGCTCGACCTTTGGGGAGCGGAGGCGGAAGCGGAGATTGCCGCCTTCTCGCGGGAGCATCGCAGCTAG
- a CDS encoding GNAT family N-acetyltransferase: MTEDTEITLPRPAVVTIRAAKRHDLPEVNEMIALLAAHHGDAAGMTPDKLERDLFGPMPWIQALVADSGEGLMGYAILVPLYRADTGTRGMDLHHLFVRDGQRGNGIGHHLVSRAREIARTAGCDYLSVSAATGNFAAHRFYEQLDFRPRPVTGMRYMQAIA; encoded by the coding sequence ATGACCGAAGATACCGAAATCACCCTTCCCCGCCCGGCGGTCGTCACCATTCGCGCCGCCAAGCGCCATGATCTTCCCGAGGTCAACGAGATGATCGCGCTTCTCGCTGCCCATCATGGCGATGCTGCCGGAATGACGCCAGACAAGCTGGAGCGGGACCTGTTCGGCCCGATGCCGTGGATCCAGGCGCTGGTGGCCGACAGCGGCGAGGGTCTGATGGGATACGCCATCCTCGTGCCACTCTACAGGGCCGATACCGGCACCCGCGGCATGGACCTTCACCACCTTTTCGTCCGCGACGGCCAGCGCGGCAACGGCATCGGCCACCATCTCGTTTCGCGGGCCCGCGAGATTGCCCGCACTGCCGGCTGCGATTATCTTTCCGTCAGCGCCGCCACCGGTAATTTCGCCGCCCACCGCTTCTACGAGCAGTTGGACTTCCGCCCGCGCCCGGTGACCGGCATGCGCTACATGCAGGCAATCGCCTGA
- a CDS encoding MerR family transcriptional regulator produces MYSIGDLSRRTGVKVPTIRYYEQMGLISAAHRSEGNQRRYEKSDLERLAFIRHARDLGFDIPAIRDLIALSRHPDAPCAGADRIAEEHLAAVREKIAKLSKLEQELERIVSHCSGHSVEDCYVIRALSDHGMCEAEH; encoded by the coding sequence ATGTATTCGATCGGTGATCTTTCGCGGCGCACCGGGGTGAAGGTGCCGACCATCCGCTATTACGAGCAGATGGGGTTGATCAGCGCCGCCCACCGGTCCGAGGGAAACCAGCGGCGGTACGAGAAGAGCGACCTCGAGCGCCTCGCCTTCATCCGCCATGCCCGCGACCTCGGCTTCGACATTCCAGCGATCCGCGACCTGATTGCGCTCAGCCGCCACCCGGACGCGCCCTGCGCTGGCGCTGACCGCATTGCCGAGGAACACCTGGCTGCGGTGCGGGAGAAGATTGCCAAGCTCAGCAAGCTGGAACAGGAGCTGGAGCGAATCGTCTCCCACTGCAGCGGCCATTCGGTCGAGGACTGCTACGTGATCCGGGCGCTTTCCGACCACGGCATGTGCGAGGCGGAACATTGA
- a CDS encoding transcriptional regulator, whose product MDEGSHSVVTLGLSSIQETKRQVAAAFGGHAQGTRIDFVSIDLLWKVLTVKRLEILQAMAGQGAMAVREVARRVGRDIKAVHGDVTALVSAGILDRTAAGKVSFPYDEVRIDFTLKAA is encoded by the coding sequence ATGGATGAAGGATCACACTCAGTCGTGACGCTTGGCCTTTCCTCTATCCAGGAGACCAAACGGCAGGTGGCTGCGGCCTTCGGCGGACACGCGCAGGGGACACGCATCGACTTTGTGTCCATTGATCTTCTCTGGAAGGTCCTGACGGTCAAGCGGCTGGAAATCCTACAGGCCATGGCAGGTCAAGGTGCCATGGCCGTTCGCGAGGTCGCGCGGAGGGTCGGTCGTGACATCAAAGCCGTTCATGGCGACGTCACCGCACTTGTCTCCGCCGGCATCCTAGACAGGACTGCAGCCGGGAAAGTCAGTTTTCCCTATGACGAGGTTCGCATCGATTTTACCCTGAAGGCGGCGTAG
- a CDS encoding cation diffusion facilitator family transporter, with translation MAHHHHHHGSEAGDRRMIWAIGVNLALTLAQIAGGILSGSLSLIADALHNFSDAASLVIAAFARRIARRPSDATMTFGYVRAEVVAALINYTTLIVIGLYLVYEAVMRFITPEPIEGWIVVGVAVVALLIDLVTALLTYTMSKESMNIRAAFVHNVADALGSVGVIIAGTLILLYDWQIVDPIVTLAIAGYILWQAFAEIGGAIRMLMLGTPPDVDVAQLIERLCGIEGVTDIHHVHVFAIDERLTAMEAHVVVAEGHGETADAVRNRLKQIANAEFGIAHSTLELTIGRSCCEAGEAKVIGHRTGRSAGTDGSNGHQH, from the coding sequence ATGGCCCATCATCACCACCACCACGGCAGCGAGGCCGGCGACCGCCGGATGATCTGGGCGATCGGCGTCAACCTCGCTCTTACTCTCGCGCAGATCGCCGGTGGCATCCTCTCCGGCAGCCTGTCGCTGATCGCCGACGCCCTCCACAATTTCAGCGATGCAGCCTCGCTGGTCATCGCCGCCTTTGCGCGGCGTATCGCCCGCCGTCCCTCCGACGCGACGATGACCTTCGGCTACGTCCGGGCGGAGGTGGTGGCGGCGCTCATCAACTACACGACGCTGATCGTCATCGGCCTCTACCTCGTCTACGAGGCGGTAATGCGCTTCATCACGCCCGAGCCGATCGAGGGCTGGATCGTCGTCGGCGTAGCGGTCGTGGCGCTGCTGATCGACCTCGTCACGGCGCTTCTGACCTACACCATGTCGAAGGAGAGCATGAACATCCGCGCCGCCTTCGTCCACAATGTGGCCGATGCGCTTGGATCGGTCGGCGTCATCATCGCCGGTACGCTCATTCTCCTCTATGACTGGCAGATCGTCGATCCGATCGTCACCCTCGCGATCGCCGGCTACATTCTCTGGCAGGCGTTTGCCGAAATCGGCGGGGCGATCCGCATGCTGATGCTGGGCACGCCTCCTGACGTCGACGTGGCGCAACTGATCGAGAGGCTCTGCGGCATAGAGGGCGTGACCGACATCCACCACGTCCACGTCTTCGCCATCGACGAACGGTTGACGGCGATGGAGGCTCACGTGGTGGTGGCAGAGGGCCACGGCGAGACGGCGGACGCTGTCAGGAACCGTCTGAAGCAGATCGCCAACGCGGAATTCGGCATTGCCCATTCCACGCTTGAACTGACCATTGGCAGGTCATGCTGCGAGGCAGGCGAGGCGAAGGTCATCGGCCACCGCACCGGGCGATCAGCGGGGACGGATGGCTCGAACGGCCATCAACACTGA
- a CDS encoding DUF2254 domain-containing protein, with protein MISRRWWILVRYLRRLWVRAALYCVVGVAVAVAAILADPYMPSDLPRKVGVDAVDSILSIIASSMLAVTTFSMTTLVSATTAASSSTTPRATSLLLEDTTAQRALSTFLGSFLFSLVGLIALNTELYGAGGRFILFIATLVVVVLIVVTLLQWIDHLAGLGRVGETITRVEKAVARAYRAHRRTPYLGCVPLLQDVPDGAIEIQHDSVGYLQHLDVKALSAIAEKGDLDIYVRRRPGGHCDPSTPIASVVLHDASATYDAALTAGIRAAFTLGPRRSYDQDPRFGLIALSEIGSRALSPGINDPGTAIDVLATLVRVLVPDGKEERDQEDRDISYPHIHLPQLREDDLIDAAFMPISRDGAGLVEVSIRLQKALAAVATAAHPEMRPAARRLAMIAQRRSLEKLEFEPDRERLVAEAGV; from the coding sequence ATGATTTCGAGGCGATGGTGGATCCTCGTGCGCTACCTGCGGCGGCTCTGGGTCCGCGCGGCGCTCTATTGCGTCGTGGGTGTTGCGGTGGCCGTGGCGGCGATCCTCGCCGATCCCTACATGCCCTCCGACCTGCCGCGAAAGGTCGGTGTCGATGCGGTCGATTCCATCCTGTCGATCATCGCCTCCAGCATGCTGGCGGTGACGACCTTCTCCATGACCACCCTCGTATCGGCCACCACGGCCGCCTCATCCAGCACCACGCCGCGCGCGACCTCCCTGCTTCTTGAGGATACGACTGCGCAGCGGGCGCTTTCCACCTTTCTCGGCAGCTTTCTCTTCTCTCTCGTCGGCCTGATCGCGCTCAACACCGAGCTCTACGGAGCGGGCGGGCGCTTCATCCTGTTCATCGCGACGCTGGTCGTGGTGGTGCTGATCGTCGTCACCCTCCTGCAATGGATCGACCATCTTGCGGGCCTCGGGCGGGTCGGCGAGACGATCACCCGGGTGGAGAAAGCCGTCGCGCGGGCTTACCGGGCCCACCGTCGCACGCCCTATCTCGGCTGCGTGCCCTTGCTTCAGGACGTGCCTGACGGGGCAATCGAGATTCAGCATGACAGCGTCGGCTACCTGCAGCATCTCGATGTGAAGGCCCTTTCGGCCATTGCCGAGAAGGGTGACCTGGACATCTATGTGCGACGGCGGCCCGGCGGACATTGCGATCCCTCCACCCCCATCGCCTCCGTCGTCCTGCACGATGCAAGTGCCACCTATGATGCGGCGCTGACGGCAGGAATCCGGGCGGCCTTCACGCTCGGCCCGCGCCGATCCTACGACCAGGACCCACGCTTCGGCCTGATCGCCCTGTCCGAGATCGGCTCGCGCGCACTCTCCCCCGGCATCAACGATCCCGGAACGGCGATCGACGTTCTCGCCACCCTGGTGCGGGTGCTGGTTCCGGATGGCAAGGAGGAGCGGGACCAGGAGGACAGAGATATCTCCTACCCGCACATCCACCTTCCACAGTTGCGGGAAGACGATCTCATCGACGCAGCCTTCATGCCGATATCGCGCGACGGGGCGGGCCTGGTCGAAGTGTCCATCCGCCTGCAGAAGGCGCTGGCGGCGGTTGCCACGGCCGCGCATCCGGAGATGCGGCCTGCCGCGCGACGGCTCGCGATGATCGCGCAGAGACGATCGCTGGAGAAGCTGGAATTCGAACCCGATCGGGAGCGTCTCGTGGCGGAGGCCGGCGTCTGA
- a CDS encoding toxin-antitoxin system TumE family protein produces MKAKLLLRKRLTLTETCFVDIRIWQVPKPVRGSPHNIKYSLALVSNETCVLRYDNEAGKGDHNHLGHDEVDYAYVDLERLQDDFWKDVELWMKDHTQS; encoded by the coding sequence ATGAAGGCGAAGCTTCTGCTGCGGAAACGTCTGACCCTTACGGAGACATGCTTCGTGGATATCAGGATATGGCAGGTGCCGAAGCCGGTTCGTGGCAGCCCGCACAACATCAAGTACAGCCTGGCGCTGGTCTCGAACGAGACCTGTGTACTGCGATACGACAACGAAGCCGGCAAGGGAGATCATAATCACCTGGGCCACGATGAGGTCGATTACGCTTATGTGGATTTGGAGCGACTGCAGGACGATTTCTGGAAGGACGTCGAACTATGGATGAAGGATCACACTCAGTCGTGA
- a CDS encoding cation-transporting P-type ATPase, giving the protein MPIEQSTLSNAHARTAEECLAALDAGPGGLAAAEAERRLAVFGPNRLPAAEGRSALRRFLGQFHNVLIYVLLGAAVVTAALQHWIDTGVILAVVLANAVIGFIQEGKAEQAMTAIRNMLAPHAAVLRDGRRVTVDGADLVPGDVALLEAGDKVPADMRLLEARGLAAQEAVLTGESVPVDKAVGPVADDAALGDRRSMLWSGTLVTKGTARGVIVSTGRATEIGRIGGLLSDVQEITTPLVQQMDHFARWLTFLILVVAGLLLVYGYYVGHHAFSEMFMVVVGIAVAAIPEGLPAVMTITLAIGVQAMARRNAIVRRLPAIEAIGSVSVICTDKTGTLTRNEMVVAAVETPDGAFEVSGEGYAPEGEVTPTGDLQRLAAAAAHCNDAALTFRDDQWTVEGDPMEGALLAFAGKVRHPREARRIDAIPFDSRHRYMAVLSENADGRVTHVKGAPERVLRMCAGLDYDHWHERAEAMALRGLRVLALAERREEADEVDEASLSGSLTFLGLVGLIDPPRQESIAAVAECRAAGIRVKMITGDHAGTAMAIARQIGLENSGRVLTGADIDRLDDAQLALEVLSVDIFARTSPEHKLRLVTALQAHGLSVAMTGDGVNDAPALKRADAGIAMGLKGSEAAKEAADLVLADDNFATIAAAVREGRTVYDNLKKVITWTLPTNAGEAATVILALLAGLALPVTAVQILWVNLITAVTLGLALAFEPTEAGTMERPPRPRDMPIMSGFLVWQVTLVAILFLAAVFGVFTYALDRGYPLPLAQTMAMNMLVVLEIFHLFFIRNMHGTSLTWSAVRGTPVVWLVVVIVVLAQFAVTYLPPLQAILGTQSVPLADGFLIVAIGAVSFTITEIEKQIRLGLMKRNSGKVSASDDL; this is encoded by the coding sequence ATGCCGATCGAACAAAGCACTCTTTCGAACGCCCATGCGCGCACCGCGGAAGAATGCCTTGCCGCTCTGGATGCCGGGCCAGGTGGTCTTGCCGCGGCCGAGGCAGAGCGTCGGCTGGCTGTCTTCGGTCCCAACCGGCTTCCGGCGGCGGAAGGACGTAGCGCCTTGCGCCGCTTTCTCGGCCAGTTCCACAATGTGCTGATCTACGTCCTCCTCGGTGCAGCCGTCGTCACGGCTGCCCTCCAGCACTGGATCGATACCGGTGTGATCCTTGCGGTCGTGCTTGCCAATGCCGTGATCGGCTTCATCCAGGAAGGCAAGGCGGAGCAGGCGATGACGGCCATCCGCAACATGCTGGCGCCGCATGCCGCGGTCCTGCGGGACGGTCGCCGTGTGACGGTGGACGGCGCGGATCTCGTGCCGGGCGACGTCGCGCTGCTGGAGGCGGGCGACAAGGTTCCCGCCGACATGCGCCTGCTCGAGGCACGTGGCCTTGCCGCCCAGGAAGCGGTGCTGACGGGTGAATCGGTTCCGGTCGACAAGGCGGTGGGGCCGGTCGCGGACGATGCGGCGCTCGGCGACCGCCGGTCCATGCTGTGGTCCGGCACGCTCGTCACCAAGGGTACCGCGCGGGGCGTGATTGTCTCCACGGGGCGGGCGACGGAAATCGGCCGGATCGGCGGGCTTCTCTCCGACGTGCAGGAGATCACCACGCCGCTCGTGCAGCAGATGGATCATTTCGCGCGGTGGCTCACATTCCTGATCCTCGTCGTTGCTGGCCTGCTCCTCGTCTACGGCTACTACGTGGGCCACCACGCATTCTCGGAAATGTTCATGGTCGTAGTCGGTATTGCCGTCGCCGCAATACCGGAAGGGCTCCCTGCCGTCATGACGATCACGCTCGCCATAGGCGTGCAGGCAATGGCCCGGCGCAACGCGATCGTGCGCCGTCTGCCGGCGATCGAGGCGATCGGTTCGGTTTCCGTGATCTGCACCGACAAGACCGGTACGCTCACGCGAAACGAGATGGTGGTGGCAGCCGTCGAGACACCCGACGGCGCATTCGAGGTCTCCGGCGAAGGCTATGCCCCTGAGGGCGAGGTGACGCCAACGGGCGACCTCCAACGCCTTGCGGCCGCCGCTGCCCATTGCAACGATGCGGCGCTCACCTTCCGGGACGACCAGTGGACGGTCGAAGGCGATCCCATGGAGGGAGCTCTTCTGGCCTTTGCGGGCAAGGTCCGCCATCCGCGCGAGGCGCGGCGGATCGATGCGATCCCCTTCGACAGCCGCCACCGCTACATGGCGGTTCTCAGCGAAAACGCCGACGGGCGCGTCACCCATGTCAAGGGCGCGCCCGAGCGAGTGCTTCGAATGTGTGCGGGGCTGGACTACGATCATTGGCACGAGCGTGCCGAGGCGATGGCGCTGCGCGGGCTGCGCGTCCTGGCGCTTGCCGAGCGACGGGAGGAAGCCGACGAGGTCGACGAGGCGAGCCTTTCCGGCAGCCTCACCTTCCTCGGCCTCGTCGGCCTGATCGATCCGCCTCGGCAGGAGTCCATAGCCGCCGTCGCCGAATGCCGTGCAGCCGGTATCCGCGTCAAGATGATCACCGGCGACCATGCCGGGACCGCCATGGCGATTGCCCGCCAGATCGGGCTAGAGAACTCCGGCCGCGTTCTGACCGGCGCCGATATTGACAGGCTCGACGACGCCCAGCTTGCCCTTGAGGTGCTGTCGGTCGACATCTTTGCCCGGACCAGTCCGGAGCACAAGCTTCGGCTGGTGACGGCGCTGCAGGCCCACGGGCTCTCGGTCGCGATGACGGGCGACGGTGTCAACGACGCGCCGGCTCTCAAGCGTGCCGATGCGGGGATTGCCATGGGCCTGAAAGGCTCGGAAGCAGCCAAGGAAGCCGCCGACCTGGTGTTGGCGGACGACAATTTCGCGACTATCGCCGCGGCCGTGCGCGAGGGCCGCACCGTCTATGACAACCTCAAAAAGGTCATCACCTGGACGCTGCCGACCAATGCCGGCGAGGCGGCGACGGTGATCCTCGCGCTGCTCGCAGGTCTCGCCTTGCCGGTCACCGCGGTCCAGATACTCTGGGTGAACCTGATAACGGCGGTCACGCTTGGTCTTGCTCTCGCTTTCGAGCCCACGGAAGCCGGCACCATGGAGCGCCCGCCGCGGCCGCGCGACATGCCGATCATGTCCGGCTTTCTGGTCTGGCAGGTGACACTGGTTGCCATTCTCTTCCTGGCGGCCGTTTTCGGTGTCTTCACCTATGCGCTCGATCGTGGCTATCCGCTTCCGCTCGCCCAGACCATGGCGATGAACATGCTCGTGGTGCTGGAAATCTTCCACCTCTTCTTCATCCGCAACATGCACGGCACCTCCCTGACATGGTCTGCGGTGCGCGGCACGCCTGTCGTGTGGCTGGTGGTCGTCATCGTTGTCCTGGCACAGTTCGCGGTCACTTACCTGCCGCCCCTGCAGGCGATCCTCGGCACGCAGTCCGTTCCGCTGGCGGACGGCTTCCTCATCGTCGCGATTGGAGCCGTTTCCTTCACCATCACCGAGATCGAAAAGCAGATCCGTCTGGGTCTGATGAAGCGAAACTCGGGCAAGGTGTCGGCCTCTGATGACTTGTGA
- a CDS encoding cation transporter, translated as MSACCGHENTTFEGLSPDYKRRLWAVIAINATMFAVEMTAGQMARSQALQADALDFFADAVTYGISLAVIGASIRVRTTAAAAKGISLFLMGLWVFGSTIWRVFYNGVPEAPIMGVIGLLALAANLLSVLLLVNYKDGDANVRSVWLCSRNDAIGNVIVMIAALGVWGTATAWPDLAVAAIMAGLFVSSSVQILQQSWREWESGGAVSLDPHAGHSHGAESGMNREAGACGAASACCGDSHSPAEREVHR; from the coding sequence ATGAGTGCGTGCTGCGGCCACGAGAACACGACCTTCGAGGGGCTTTCGCCCGACTACAAGCGACGGCTCTGGGCCGTCATCGCCATCAATGCGACGATGTTCGCGGTCGAGATGACGGCCGGCCAGATGGCGCGCTCGCAGGCGCTGCAGGCAGATGCGCTGGATTTCTTTGCCGATGCCGTGACCTACGGGATCTCGCTCGCCGTCATCGGCGCCTCGATCCGCGTCCGCACCACCGCCGCTGCGGCCAAGGGGATCAGCCTCTTCCTGATGGGGCTCTGGGTCTTCGGCTCGACGATCTGGCGGGTCTTCTACAATGGCGTCCCGGAGGCCCCGATCATGGGCGTGATCGGCCTCCTTGCGCTTGCCGCCAACCTCCTGAGCGTCCTCCTGCTGGTGAACTACAAGGATGGCGACGCCAATGTCCGCTCCGTCTGGCTCTGCTCCCGCAACGATGCGATCGGCAATGTCATCGTCATGATCGCCGCCCTCGGCGTCTGGGGAACGGCCACGGCATGGCCCGACCTCGCGGTCGCCGCCATCATGGCGGGCCTGTTTGTGTCCTCCTCGGTCCAGATCCTGCAGCAGTCCTGGCGGGAATGGGAGTCAGGCGGCGCGGTGTCGCTCGATCCCCATGCGGGTCACAGCCATGGTGCGGAAAGCGGGATGAACAGGGAGGCAGGTGCATGTGGCGCCGCGTCCGCTTGCTGCGGTGACAGCCATTCGCCTGCCGAGCGTGAGGTGCATCGATGA